A stretch of Zootoca vivipara chromosome 13, rZooViv1.1, whole genome shotgun sequence DNA encodes these proteins:
- the SULT2A1 gene encoding sulfotransferase 2A1 produces the protein MAAQYVHYKGIKFPPGYNSVENLCFAENEFEVRDDDIFNVTYPKSGTVWMIEILSLILNGGNPTWNQSVLNSCRAPWFTTQLGLETAHLLPPPRLLTCHLPIHIFPKAFFSSKAKVVYTLRDPRDVLVSYYHFSKMCVPFEDPESFNHFLESFLSGDVPFGSWFDHVTGWMKLKGKSNLLFISYEELKQDLFGIVERLCHFLGKDLNEAAITSVVENTSFEAMRRNDMCNSTMLPKEFMDQEKGTFLRKGICGDWKTHFTVAQSEYFDKVYQEKMEGLKGIFPWEHTRQENHSGKGLNF, from the exons ATGGCTGCCCAGTATGTCCACTATAAGGGGATAAAGTTCCCCCCTGGATATAATTCTGTGGAGAACCTTTGCTTTGCTGAGAATGAGTTTGAAGTGCGAGATGACGACATCTTCAACGTGACTTACCCCAAGTCTG GAACAGTGTGGATGATTGAGATCCTCAGCTTGATCCTCAATGGAGGTAATCCAACCTGGAATCAATCTGTGCTTAATTCCTGTCGTGCCCCCTGGTTCACCACCCAGCTAGGTCTGGAGACAGCgcatctcctcccacccccacggCTGCTCACCTGCCACCTCCCCATTCATATCTTCCCCAAAGCCTTCTTCAGCTCCAAAGCCAAG GTGGTGTACACATTGCGGGACCCCAGGGATGTACTTGTTTCTTACTATCATTTCTCCAAGATGTGTGTCCCCTTTGAGGACCCCGAATCCTTCAACCACTTCCTGGAGAGTTTCCTGAGTGGCGATG TACCTTTTGGATCGTGGTTTGACCACGTCACAGGTTGGATGAAGCTGAAAGGCAAAAGCAACCTCCTTTTCATCAGCTACGAGGAGCTGAAGCAG GACCTGTTTGGTATTGTGGAACGCCTCTGCCATTTCCTAGGGAAAGACCTCAATGAGGCAGCGATTACATCAGTGGTGGAGAACACTTCCTTCGAAGCCATGAGGAGGAATGACATGTGCAACTCAACAATGCTTCCCAAGGAATTTATGGACCAAGAGAAAGGGACCTTCCTGAGGAAGG GCATCTGCGGAGACTGGAAAACTCACTTCACGGTGGCACAGTCGGAATACTTTGACAAGGTTTACCAGGAGAAGATGGAGGGCCTGAAAGGAATATTCCCTTGGGAACACACTAGGCAGGAGAACCACTCGGGAAAAGGCCTTAATTTCTGA